One stretch of Streptomyces sp. 135 DNA includes these proteins:
- a CDS encoding tyrosine-type recombinase/integrase: MKEGWARQQSARFLKSSTIDPRLRLIERLEEFTGQYPWQWTPADGEAFIAHLRSGSKPIQMSTARTYEVTIGLFLEYLLDSRYGWLHACSERFGEVPQQVFHEGNSVLHTVEYEGDPRRRPLDYDEIQALFDAADARPSKIRGQGRKGALCALRDAAVLKTIYAYGTRRTESSRLDLVDLRRNRKAPQFRGYGSAMVRFGKSQKGSPPKRRTVLTVPEFDWCVDVLDQWVTEIRPHFSPGRHPALWMTERCGRLSPRSINEAFVAAREAAGLDEDLDLHCLRHSYITHLTEFGYPTRFVQEQVGHSHASTTAIYMGVSNEFRNKLLEASLKNRLGDDWDVTT, translated from the coding sequence ATGAAGGAGGGCTGGGCGAGGCAGCAGTCAGCCCGGTTCCTGAAGTCATCGACGATCGACCCGCGGCTGCGGTTGATTGAGCGGTTGGAGGAGTTCACCGGCCAGTACCCCTGGCAGTGGACACCAGCGGACGGCGAGGCGTTCATCGCCCACCTGCGAAGCGGCAGCAAGCCGATCCAGATGTCGACCGCCCGCACCTACGAGGTGACGATCGGCCTGTTCCTGGAGTACCTCCTGGACTCCCGCTACGGCTGGCTGCACGCTTGCTCGGAGCGGTTCGGTGAGGTGCCGCAACAGGTCTTCCACGAAGGCAATTCAGTCCTTCATACGGTCGAGTACGAGGGCGACCCACGCCGCCGGCCACTGGACTACGACGAGATCCAAGCCCTCTTCGACGCCGCCGATGCTCGGCCGAGCAAGATCCGCGGCCAGGGCCGCAAGGGCGCCCTCTGCGCTCTGCGCGACGCTGCCGTGCTCAAGACGATCTACGCCTACGGGACGCGCCGCACTGAGTCTTCCCGACTTGACCTGGTCGATCTGCGGCGGAATCGCAAGGCGCCACAGTTCCGCGGCTACGGCAGCGCGATGGTCCGCTTCGGGAAGTCCCAGAAGGGTTCGCCGCCCAAGCGGCGGACGGTGCTGACCGTCCCGGAGTTCGACTGGTGCGTCGACGTGCTGGACCAGTGGGTGACCGAGATACGTCCGCATTTCTCGCCCGGTCGCCACCCCGCTCTCTGGATGACGGAGAGGTGCGGGCGCCTTTCACCCCGGTCGATCAACGAGGCGTTCGTCGCCGCCCGCGAGGCCGCCGGCCTCGATGAGGACCTCGACCTGCATTGCCTGCGCCACAGCTACATCACGCACCTGACCGAGTTCGGCTATCCCACCCGGTTCGTCCAAGAACAGGTCGGACACTCGCATGCATCCACCACGGCGATCTACATGGGGGTCTCGAACGAGTTCCGCAACAAGCTGCTGGAAGCATCACTGAAGAACCGACTGGGCGACGACTGGGACGTGACGACATGA
- the fxlM gene encoding methyltransferase, FxLD system, with protein MWPGVIPDLPPVVSYPLAADRPPVPGEPAEAVRLRQAMAQTVIDGGWAPSEPVRDALRTVPRHRFAPEVNLAAAYDGGDRAVITRRDEAGTAISSVSAAWLQADMLESLRLGPGAIVFEAGSGGYNAELLAHVAGSEGRVVSVDIAPWVVRRTRAFLTEAGSGRVTAVEADAPLGAPAHLVPRGGFDGSVITYNCWDIAPPWREQLAEGGRLIMPLEMGGYTRAIAFERRGEVLHARRFTYCGFVRDQGQQARPAPVVPLLGGALALRFDDGPAACTEGLEEALRGRRHKVATGVTMRAANSDFGSLQLYAATTLSSFCRLVAHQDPGEGVTGIAKDRDAPAILGEASLAYLIHVQTKDGDSPQGKEWEWFAYAFGEQGPELAERLVATVLAWDRHIRAEANDEHADPVLSVYPAGTPDDALPVGDVLDKVNCRLVFRWPGRDAVLPGSVEL; from the coding sequence GTGTGGCCCGGCGTCATCCCGGACCTGCCGCCTGTGGTCTCCTACCCGCTCGCCGCCGATCGGCCGCCCGTGCCGGGCGAGCCGGCCGAGGCCGTCCGGCTGCGCCAGGCGATGGCCCAGACGGTGATCGACGGCGGCTGGGCCCCGTCCGAGCCCGTCCGCGACGCGCTGCGCACGGTGCCCCGCCATCGTTTCGCCCCGGAAGTGAACCTGGCGGCCGCATACGACGGCGGCGACCGGGCCGTCATCACCCGACGCGACGAGGCCGGGACGGCCATCAGCTCGGTGTCCGCGGCCTGGCTCCAGGCCGACATGCTCGAGAGCCTGCGTCTTGGGCCGGGTGCGATCGTGTTCGAGGCGGGGTCCGGAGGCTACAACGCCGAACTGCTCGCCCACGTCGCCGGATCCGAAGGCCGCGTGGTGAGCGTCGACATCGCCCCGTGGGTCGTACGCCGCACCCGCGCCTTCCTCACCGAGGCCGGCAGCGGACGCGTCACCGCCGTCGAAGCCGACGCCCCACTCGGCGCGCCCGCCCATCTCGTACCCCGCGGTGGCTTCGACGGCAGCGTGATCACCTACAACTGCTGGGACATCGCTCCGCCTTGGCGTGAGCAGCTGGCTGAAGGCGGGCGTCTAATCATGCCGCTGGAGATGGGCGGGTACACCCGGGCGATCGCGTTCGAGCGGCGCGGCGAGGTGCTGCATGCCCGTCGCTTCACCTACTGCGGGTTCGTCCGCGACCAGGGGCAGCAGGCCCGCCCTGCCCCAGTCGTTCCCTTGCTAGGCGGGGCACTGGCGCTGCGCTTTGATGACGGCCCCGCCGCCTGCACGGAGGGCCTGGAGGAGGCGCTGCGCGGGCGGCGGCACAAGGTCGCAACCGGCGTGACCATGAGGGCGGCGAACTCCGACTTCGGCTCCCTGCAGTTGTACGCCGCCACCACCCTGTCGTCCTTCTGCCGCCTGGTCGCCCACCAGGACCCGGGAGAGGGGGTGACCGGCATCGCGAAGGACCGCGACGCCCCCGCGATCCTCGGCGAAGCCTCGCTGGCCTATCTGATCCACGTCCAGACCAAGGACGGCGACAGCCCACAGGGCAAGGAGTGGGAGTGGTTCGCGTACGCCTTCGGCGAGCAGGGGCCCGAGCTCGCCGAGCGGCTGGTGGCCACGGTGCTGGCCTGGGACCGGCACATCCGCGCCGAGGCCAACGACGAGCACGCCGATCCCGTCCTGTCGGTCTACCCGGCCGGCACGCCCGACGATGCGCTGCCCGTTGGTGACGTCCTGGACAAGGTGAACTGCCGCTTGGTGTTTCGGTGGCCGGGGCGTGACGCTGTGCTGCCCGGGTCCGTTGAGCTGTGA
- a CDS encoding helix-turn-helix transcriptional regulator — MIKKMGYQWHLRKLMAEKEMFQTSDLVPLLAERGVTLSREQVYRLVTQPPQRMSMDTLVALCDILQCTPNDLIKPEVVNTQLRKVVGDADPTPITPRRAVVRRPGKP; from the coding sequence ATGATCAAGAAGATGGGCTACCAGTGGCATCTGCGAAAGCTGATGGCTGAGAAGGAGATGTTCCAGACCTCTGACCTGGTGCCGTTGCTGGCCGAGCGAGGGGTCACCCTCTCGCGAGAACAGGTCTACCGGCTGGTGACCCAGCCGCCCCAGCGCATGAGCATGGACACTCTCGTTGCGCTCTGCGACATCCTCCAGTGCACCCCGAACGACTTGATCAAGCCGGAGGTCGTCAACACCCAGCTCCGCAAGGTTGTTGGCGACGCCGACCCGACCCCGATCACACCGCGGCGAGCCGTCGTCCGGCGCCCCGGCAAGCCGTGA
- a CDS encoding GNAT family N-acetyltransferase encodes MPALVTPLMPTGCLVGVPQPSLPVEGGLLLRPWRLEDAAAVVKVFQDPDIQRWHLKRADSEAEAREWIKQWQRGWQDEVAAHWAVVDAGSDAVLGRVALQSVILIGGQAEISYWTAPWARGAGVCSRAVEAVTDWALGEVGFHRLELGHSAVNQTSCRVAVKTGFVQEGIRHKALLHSDGWHDMHLHARVR; translated from the coding sequence ATGCCAGCTTTGGTGACACCGCTGATGCCCACGGGTTGTCTGGTTGGGGTTCCCCAGCCGTCCTTGCCTGTAGAGGGAGGTTTGTTGCTGCGTCCCTGGCGGCTGGAGGACGCCGCTGCCGTCGTAAAGGTGTTTCAGGACCCGGATATTCAGCGTTGGCATCTGAAGCGGGCTGACTCCGAGGCGGAAGCACGAGAGTGGATCAAGCAATGGCAGCGGGGCTGGCAGGACGAAGTTGCCGCCCACTGGGCTGTCGTCGACGCCGGGAGCGACGCTGTCCTTGGTCGGGTAGCTCTGCAGTCAGTGATCCTGATCGGTGGTCAAGCCGAGATCTCGTACTGGACCGCGCCGTGGGCCCGCGGTGCTGGTGTCTGCTCCCGCGCCGTTGAGGCGGTAACTGACTGGGCGTTGGGCGAGGTCGGGTTCCACCGCCTCGAACTCGGACATTCAGCGGTCAACCAGACATCGTGCCGCGTGGCGGTCAAGACGGGTTTCGTGCAGGAAGGCATCCGTCATAAAGCATTGCTGCATAGTGACGGCTGGCACGACATGCATCTCCACGCTCGCGTCCGATAG
- a CDS encoding DUF6192 family protein: MLHLMQFILFMLVNRAQFDNTAASREKIRERVPAVRKIEHTLEYVDLVGSCHGFVATLGRLVPKMRGQQFTDDERDTVRRQLARVRAAADWLEGALDHGKFTLDEQLTQLLKGE; the protein is encoded by the coding sequence GTGTTGCATCTGATGCAATTCATCCTGTTTATGCTGGTCAACCGCGCCCAGTTCGACAACACCGCCGCCAGCCGCGAGAAGATCCGCGAGCGGGTCCCGGCCGTCCGCAAGATCGAGCACACCCTGGAGTACGTCGATCTCGTAGGGTCTTGCCATGGCTTCGTGGCCACCCTGGGGCGGCTGGTCCCCAAGATGCGCGGCCAGCAGTTCACCGACGACGAGCGCGACACCGTCCGGCGCCAGCTGGCACGGGTCCGTGCTGCGGCCGACTGGCTGGAGGGGGCACTCGATCACGGCAAGTTCACCCTGGACGAGCAGCTCACCCAGCTACTGAAGGGCGAGTAG
- a CDS encoding HNH endonuclease family protein yields MVTTCMRAALAAAFLALPLTTMSAASAADADLVAFPMTLEQAVAALPRAAESREGYQRSRFQHWTDEDRDGCNTREEVLIAESRTAPTIAAGCKVTAGEWHSYYDGETLTQPRGLDIAHMVPLAEAWDSGASTWSTKRRKAYANDLGDERSLVAVTARSNRSKSDQDPAEWQPPLADARCTYTTHWVATKLRWGLSVDKAERQALRELAAGCGQETVKYEPAG; encoded by the coding sequence GTGGTCACCACTTGTATGCGCGCGGCCCTGGCCGCAGCCTTCCTCGCCCTGCCCCTCACCACGATGTCGGCGGCCTCGGCCGCCGACGCTGACCTGGTCGCGTTTCCGATGACGCTGGAGCAGGCGGTCGCCGCTCTGCCGAGGGCCGCGGAGTCACGGGAGGGATACCAGCGCTCCCGGTTCCAGCACTGGACCGACGAGGACCGTGATGGGTGCAACACCCGCGAGGAGGTCCTCATCGCCGAGTCCCGCACCGCCCCGACCATCGCAGCGGGCTGCAAGGTCACCGCAGGGGAGTGGCACTCGTACTACGACGGCGAGACCCTCACCCAGCCCCGCGGCCTGGACATCGCCCACATGGTGCCCCTCGCCGAGGCCTGGGACTCCGGCGCCAGCACGTGGAGCACAAAGCGCCGCAAGGCCTACGCCAACGACCTCGGTGACGAGCGGTCGCTGGTGGCCGTGACCGCGCGCAGCAACCGGTCGAAGTCCGACCAGGACCCGGCCGAATGGCAGCCGCCGCTCGCCGATGCCCGCTGCACTTACACCACGCACTGGGTGGCGACCAAGCTCCGGTGGGGCCTGTCCGTCGACAAGGCCGAGCGGCAGGCGCTGCGGGAGCTGGCTGCCGGGTGCGGGCAGGAGACGGTGAAGTACGAACCCGCCGGCTGA
- a CDS encoding IS630 family transposase produces MFADGRGSTEIAKELRVSVRSVQRWRRAWQEAGEDGVRSRGPVSRPKLSDALFAVLEEELAKGPVAHGWPDQRWTLARIKTLIGRRFHKSMTLSGISQMLRRHGWSHQVPARRVIERDEKAVVSWVRTCGHTWNHRGGARGLARLRGRSRILDDAADLPHLGKRGTTPVIRVRGRSQRRFSIAALCCHKPGERSRLIYRPRRHTDHKSGGRKSFAWTEYRDLLIAAHQQLGGPIVLIWDNLNVHKDRRMRAFIDTHDWITAYHLPPYTPDLNPVEGIWSILRRTSQANTAFTNSDHLISRLRHGLRQIQYRSDIIDGCLTATGLTLTTPRLQTQ; encoded by the coding sequence GTTACGGGTCAGTGTCCGGTCGGTCCAGCGGTGGCGGCGGGCCTGGCAGGAGGCGGGCGAGGACGGGGTTCGTTCGCGTGGTCCGGTGTCCCGGCCGAAGCTCAGCGATGCGCTCTTCGCCGTGCTCGAGGAGGAGTTGGCCAAAGGTCCGGTCGCTCACGGGTGGCCTGATCAGCGGTGGACACTCGCCCGGATCAAGACCCTGATCGGGCGGCGGTTCCACAAGTCCATGACGCTGTCGGGGATCTCCCAGATGCTGCGGCGGCATGGCTGGAGCCACCAGGTTCCAGCACGTCGGGTCATCGAGCGTGACGAGAAGGCCGTGGTAAGCTGGGTCAGGACGTGTGGCCACACGTGGAACCACCGCGGCGGCGCTCGGGGCCTGGCTCGTCTTCGAGGACGAAGCCGGATTCTCGATGACGCCGCCGACCTCCCGCACCTGGGTAAGCGCGGAACCACACCGGTCATCCGGGTCCGCGGCCGTTCCCAACGCCGCTTCTCCATCGCAGCCCTGTGCTGCCACAAACCGGGCGAGCGTTCCCGCCTGATCTACCGGCCCAGACGGCATACCGACCATAAGAGCGGCGGCCGCAAGAGCTTCGCCTGGACCGAGTACCGCGACCTCCTCATAGCCGCCCACCAGCAGCTCGGCGGACCGATCGTCCTCATCTGGGACAACCTCAACGTCCACAAAGACCGCCGCATGCGGGCCTTCATCGACACACACGACTGGATCACCGCCTACCACCTACCGCCCTACACACCCGACCTCAACCCCGTCGAAGGCATCTGGTCGATCCTCCGCCGGACCAGTCAGGCCAACACCGCCTTCACCAACTCCGACCATCTCATCAGCCGACTCCGACACGGCCTCCGCCAGATCCAATACCGCAGCGACATCATCGACGGATGTCTCACCGCGACCGGCCTCACACTGACGACACCACGCCTACAAACTCAGTAA
- a CDS encoding DUF6233 domain-containing protein, whose amino-acid sequence MQERDLARTRKWIRGRGTAAGRRAEGERRRPPAPDWIIEKSIGDGPPASVHVGGCYAAPKWPRALGVTREQAREALYRQVPACPHCRPDAALGVLE is encoded by the coding sequence GTGCAGGAGCGGGACCTCGCACGCACGCGCAAGTGGATCCGCGGACGAGGAACGGCGGCAGGCAGACGGGCCGAGGGCGAGCGGCGCCGCCCGCCGGCCCCGGACTGGATCATCGAGAAGAGCATCGGCGACGGGCCGCCCGCGAGCGTGCACGTCGGCGGCTGTTACGCCGCGCCGAAGTGGCCGCGGGCGCTGGGTGTCACGCGCGAGCAGGCCCGCGAAGCCCTGTATCGACAGGTCCCCGCCTGCCCGCACTGCCGCCCGGATGCGGCACTCGGCGTGCTGGAGTAG
- a CDS encoding DUF6221 family protein has translation MDDLAQWYGEQLDEDEADARDCATGNGRWRAMGESVLGDGNAEIVTVCDLAAADHIARHDPARVLHEIDANRRRLDRHTLQPMVGRDSDENDPSTYVLGCPTCQVGVVVEGDWPCEEVRDMLVSYADRHGYREEWRP, from the coding sequence GTGGACGATCTCGCGCAGTGGTACGGCGAACAGCTCGACGAGGACGAGGCCGATGCCCGGGACTGCGCCACGGGGAACGGCAGGTGGCGGGCAATGGGTGAGTCGGTCCTCGGCGACGGCAATGCCGAGATCGTCACCGTGTGCGATCTCGCGGCCGCAGACCACATCGCCCGTCATGACCCGGCGCGGGTGCTGCACGAGATCGACGCCAACCGGCGCCGTCTCGACCGTCACACCCTGCAGCCCATGGTCGGCCGCGACAGCGACGAGAACGACCCGTCCACCTACGTCCTCGGCTGCCCGACTTGTCAGGTCGGCGTGGTGGTCGAGGGTGATTGGCCGTGCGAGGAGGTGCGAGACATGCTCGTCTCGTACGCGGACCGGCACGGCTACCGCGAGGAGTGGCGGCCGTAG
- a CDS encoding protein kinase has translation MRAGTVLDGRYRLIEPIGAGGFGQVWKAHDPKVDRQVAVKVLTGDGGADHDRQVARFAREAAVAGGLSHPRIVIVHDFGSAVYDGLRHAYLVMQLLPGKSLSTVLEAGRLSLSKAMYTAACVADALEAAHEAGLTHRDIKPSNIIVRSTGEATVVDFGITRSSDARHDITTTGVLIGTPAYMAPEALSGTFDHRSDMYSLGCVLYEMVTGRRPFTGTSWRLVNQHLTEDPAPLRTLRPDAPAELERFTARLLAKDPAQRPASGQVWAALKEINDRYFGATLPSRGKDLAHDIDVTPAEATHGAVIPLRITAHKPCPACATRTDEKAARSCTTCEGGGRLIREQHTYKVRIPAGIRDGQKVRIRELGGPGKHGGAPGDMYVTVHIID, from the coding sequence GTGCGGGCAGGGACCGTGCTGGACGGCCGCTACCGACTGATCGAACCGATCGGTGCGGGCGGCTTCGGTCAGGTCTGGAAGGCGCACGACCCCAAGGTCGACCGGCAGGTGGCGGTCAAGGTCCTCACCGGCGACGGCGGCGCGGACCACGACCGGCAGGTGGCCCGGTTCGCCCGCGAGGCTGCGGTCGCCGGCGGTCTGTCCCACCCCCGCATCGTCATCGTGCACGACTTCGGATCCGCGGTGTACGACGGGCTCCGGCACGCCTATCTGGTGATGCAGCTGCTGCCCGGCAAGTCGCTCAGCACGGTCCTCGAGGCCGGGCGGCTCTCCCTGTCGAAAGCCATGTACACGGCGGCCTGCGTCGCCGACGCCCTGGAGGCCGCGCACGAAGCGGGCCTGACCCACCGGGACATCAAGCCGTCCAACATCATCGTCCGCTCCACCGGCGAGGCCACGGTCGTCGACTTCGGTATCACCCGCAGCAGTGACGCCCGGCACGACATCACCACCACCGGCGTCCTGATCGGTACCCCCGCCTACATGGCCCCCGAGGCCCTGTCCGGCACGTTCGACCACCGCTCCGACATGTACTCCCTGGGCTGCGTGCTCTACGAGATGGTCACCGGCCGCCGGCCCTTCACCGGCACCTCCTGGCGCCTGGTCAACCAGCACCTCACCGAAGATCCGGCGCCGCTGCGCACCCTTCGTCCGGACGCCCCCGCAGAGCTGGAGCGGTTCACCGCCCGGCTCCTGGCAAAGGACCCTGCCCAGCGCCCGGCCAGTGGGCAGGTGTGGGCCGCTCTCAAAGAGATCAACGACCGTTACTTCGGGGCCACCCTGCCCAGCCGCGGCAAGGACCTCGCCCACGACATCGACGTCACCCCGGCGGAGGCCACCCACGGCGCGGTCATCCCCCTGCGGATCACCGCGCACAAACCGTGCCCCGCCTGCGCCACCAGGACAGACGAGAAGGCGGCCCGGTCCTGCACGACCTGTGAAGGGGGAGGCCGGCTCATCCGGGAGCAGCACACCTACAAGGTCCGCATCCCAGCGGGCATCCGCGACGGCCAGAAGGTACGGATCCGCGAGCTCGGTGGCCCCGGCAAGCACGGCGGTGCGCCCGGCGACATGTACGTCACCGTGCACATCATCGACTGA
- a CDS encoding IS5 family transposase, with product MPTTARHRTRRYPSDTTVAEWALLEALLPVEACRTKTGGHPEKWPRRQIVDAIRYLVDNGTKWRALPADFPPWQTVYGFFARWNRAGVVTFIRDQLRRHIRTGKGRCPFPVTLIVDSQSVKAASTVGRGSRGYDAGKKINGRKRHLVVDTLGLPVMITVTAGDVRDEIIARDLLWRLRLTHPQITQVWADSAYARDLLPAWTAGHLWMSLRPVLRPKGARGFVVLPRRWKVERSIGWIMNARRNARDYERLPQHAEAHLNWAFITLMTRRLTRNGPRTGWKRIGPA from the coding sequence ATGCCGACCACTGCACGTCACCGGACCCGCCGCTACCCCTCCGACACCACCGTCGCCGAATGGGCCCTGCTTGAAGCCCTGTTGCCGGTCGAGGCATGCCGGACCAAGACCGGCGGGCACCCCGAGAAGTGGCCCCGCCGGCAGATCGTCGACGCAATCCGCTACCTCGTCGACAACGGGACGAAGTGGAGGGCCCTGCCTGCGGACTTCCCGCCGTGGCAGACCGTCTACGGTTTCTTCGCGCGATGGAACCGGGCCGGGGTCGTCACCTTCATCCGCGACCAGCTGCGGCGCCATATCCGCACGGGCAAGGGCCGCTGCCCATTCCCCGTGACGCTCATCGTCGACTCGCAGTCGGTGAAGGCGGCCTCCACTGTCGGCCGGGGCAGCCGCGGCTACGACGCAGGCAAGAAAATCAACGGGCGCAAAAGACATCTCGTGGTCGACACCCTGGGCCTGCCCGTGATGATCACGGTGACGGCGGGCGACGTCCGCGACGAGATCATCGCCCGGGACCTCCTCTGGCGCCTGCGACTCACCCATCCGCAGATCACCCAGGTCTGGGCGGACTCCGCCTACGCCCGCGACCTGCTGCCCGCCTGGACCGCAGGCCACCTCTGGATGTCTCTGCGGCCCGTGCTGAGGCCCAAGGGCGCCCGCGGCTTCGTCGTCCTGCCCCGCCGCTGGAAAGTCGAACGCTCCATCGGCTGGATCATGAACGCCCGCCGCAACGCGAGGGATTACGAGCGCCTGCCTCAACACGCCGAAGCTCACCTGAACTGGGCGTTCATCACTCTCATGACCCGGCGACTGACCCGCAACGGCCCCCGCACCGGCTGGAAAAGGATTGGCCCAGCCTGA